In Rhodobium gokarnense, the sequence ACATGCCGACCGAGACGATGCGGTCGAACGTTTCCGTCAGCTTGCGGTAGTCCTGCAGGCGGAAGTCGACATGGTCGGCGGCGCCGTGCTCCTCGGCGCGCCGGCGCGAGACCCGGTGCTGCTCCTCCGACAGGGTGACGCCGGTGACCTCTCCCTGGGCGATCTCGGCGAGATAGAGCCCGAGGCCGCCCCAGCCGGAGCCGATGTCGAGCACGCTGTTGCCGTGATCGAGGGCGAGCTTGGCCGCCAGCCGCCGCTTCTTGTCGAGCTGGGCCTCTTCCAGGCTGGTCTCGGGAGAGGAAAAATAGGCACAGGAATACTGCCAGTCCTCGTCGAGGAAGAGCTCATAGAGCCTGCCGTCGAGGTCATAGTGGTGGGCGACGTTCTCGCGCGCCTTGGTGAAGGTGTTCATCTGGCGCAGCCGCCGCGTGGCGTATTCCAGAGCGCCCTGCAGGCGGGCGAGCGTCGTCGGCCCGGCCTGTTGCATGTTCGACATGACGAGGGCGAGGAAGTCGTAGAGGGAGCCGACTTCCATCACCAGCGTGCCGTCCATATAGGCCTCGCCGATGCGCAGTTCCGGATTGAAGACGAAGGCCTTGTAGGCCGAAGGGTGGGTGAGGCGGATGCGGACAAGCTCGCCGGTGTTGTCCCCGAAGCGGTGGAGGGCGCCCGCCGCGTCGATCACTTCCAGTCGCCCGAACCGGACGACGTAGTCCAAGGCAGCCTTCACCAACCGGAACATGGGCCCCTCCGGTATCCAACGCATCATCTTTGAATCCCCGACATCACACACCCCGTCGCCGCTCCCGCAAGCGTCGCCGGGTCCACTGTAGTCGTTCTAGAACGTGTCACCTGGCAAAAATATAGGGCAAACCTGTATACAGCGGCAAGCCGGCTTCCGACGAAAGGCGGCCCCGAGGCGACGTCGAGGCGATGTCGCCGGGCAGCGGATGCGACGCTATCGGGTCGGGAAAAGGCGGTTTTCGCGGACGGTGCACGACCTCGGCGCCGGCAATGAAAAACGCCGCGCCGGAGGGCCGGCGCGGCGTTCGATTCCGGAACGGAAAGGGAAGAAAGGCTTAGTCCTCGCGGGCCTCTTCCTCGTCCGAAGCTGCCGGCTCTTCGGCCTCGGCAGCCTCGTCGGCGCCTTCCTCGTCCTCGTCCTCATCCTCGACGTCGAGCACGAAGCCCTCGTCGCGCTGGGTCAGGTCCTCGCCGCGGGCCTGGCGTTCGGCCTCGTCGGTGGAGCGGGCGACGTTCATGGTCACCGTGACCTCGACTTCCGGGTGCAGCGCGACAACCACTTCATGCATGCCGATGGTCTTGATCGGCTGGTTGAGGTCGACCTGGCTGCGCCCGATCGTAAAGCCGCCGGCATCGAGCACTTCGGCGACGTCGCGGGTCGACACCGAGCCGTAGAGCTGGCCGGTCTCGCCGGCCTGGCGAATGGCGACGAAGGTGAGGCCGTTGAGCTTTGCAGCGACCGCCTCGGCTTCCTGCTTGCGCTCAAGGTTGCGCGCCTCAAGCTGGGCGCGCTGCGCCTCGAAGCGCTTCTGGTTCGCCTCGGTGGCGCGCAGGGCCTTGCCCTGGGGCAGCAGGAAATTGCGGGCATAGCCCGGGCGGACCTTCACCGTGTCGCCCATCTGGCCGAGCTTGGCGATGCGTTCCAACAGGATGACTTGCATTGGGTTTCTCCTTGCCATCTGTCCCGCGCGGGAAACCGTTTCCCGTCGCGGTTAGAGGCGGGCGCCACCGGGCGCGCCGCCCCAAAGGGAGGTCGGACGATGACCGTCCGTCCTCTTTACTTGATCACGTAGGGCAGAAGCCCGAGGAAGCGGGCCCGCTTGATCGCCTTGGACAGCTCGCGCTGCTTGCGCGCGGAGACCGCGGTGATGCGGCTCGGCACGATCTTGCCGCGCTCAGAGACGTAGCGCTGCAGGAGCTTGATGTCCTTGTAGTCGATCTTCGGCGCATTGGCGCCGGAGAACGGGCAGGTCTTGCGGCGACGGAAGAACGGACGCCGGGTCGGAAGTTGTGCGATGTCAACCATGGTCTGTTCTCCTTACTGCTCGCCGCCGCGCGGGCCGCGATCATCGTCACGGCGCGGTCCGCGATCGTCGTCGCGGCGCGGCCGGTCGCCACGATCGCCTCGGTCCGGACGGTCGCCGCGCTCGGGACGGTCCCGGCGCCGGCGGTCGTCGCGGTCACGCTTCTGCATCATCGCCGAGGGGCCTTCCTCGAACTCTTCAACGCGCACGGTGAGATAGCGCAGGACGTCCTCGTTGAGGCGCATCTGGCGCTCCATCTCGGCGATGGCAGCGTGCGGCGCCTCGATGTTCATCATCGCGTAGTGCGCCTTGCGGTTCTTGTTGATGCGGTAGGCGAGATTGCGGATGCCCCAGTTCTCGACCTTCTTGATGCTGCCGCCATTCTCCTCGATCAGCGTCTTGTACTGGTCGACGAGCTGTTCGGCCTGCTGCCCGGAGATGTCCTGCCGGGCGAGGAACACATGTTCGTAAAGTGGCATGAAGCCGCCTTTCCTTTGCTGCGCAGCCCGGCGCCAAGCCCCTTCGAAGCCTCCAGGAAAGGCTCGATGGTCACCTTCGAGAGCGGGAACACGGGAAGCCGGATCGCTTGATCGATCCTGCCGGCATGACACCGGACCTTCCGTTCAGCCCCCGGCCGAGCGGCTGTTTGAAGCGTGAGCGATATACCCCAATGTTGAGGAAAAGCAAGGCGAAACTGTCGCGGATCGTCGTTTTCGCCGCCGCCGGCCTTGACAGCGCCGGATTGGGCCGTCACTTGACCTGCCAGAATTAACGACAAACAACGACACCGATAAACGGGCAGTCTCAGGAACCCCATGGCAGTTGCATTCACATTTCCCGGCCAGGGCAGCCAGGCCGTCGGCATGGGCAAGGCGCTGGCCGAGGCCTTTCCCGAAGCACGCGCGGTCTTTGAGGAAATCGACGAGGCGCTCGGCGAAAACCTCACCGACATCATGTGGAACGGTCCGGACGACCGGCTGACCCTGACGGCGAACGCCCAGCCGGCGCTGATGGCCGTCAGCCTCGCCGCGATGCGCGCGCTCGAAGCCCGCGGCGTCACCGTCGCCGGCAACGCGTCTTATGTTGCCGGCCATTCGCTCGGCGAATATTCCGCGCTCGCCGCCGCCGGCAGCCTCGGCATCGCCGACACCGCCCGCCTGCTGCGTATCCGCGGCCGGGCCATGCAGGACGCGGTGCCGGTCGGCGAGGGCGCCATGGCGGCCGTCCTCGGCCTCGACCTTGAGGTTCTGAAAGAGGTCGCCGAGCAGGCCTGCCAGGGCGAGGTCTGTTCCGTCGCCAACGACAATGCGCCGGGCCAGGTGGTTATCTCGGGCCGCAAGGCCGCGGTGGAGCGGGCCGCCGACATCGCCAAGGGCAAGGGCGCCAAGCGCGCCATGCTGCTGCCGGTGAGCGCGCCGTTCCATTGCCCGCTGATGGCCCCGGCCGCCGACGTGATGGCCGAGGCGCTCGCCGGCGTGGAGATCGCCGCGCCTGCCGTGCCGCTCGTCGCCAATGTCGTTGCCGGTCCGATCAGCGACCCGGCGGAGATCCGCACCCGGCTCGTCGACCAGGTCACCGGCTCGGTGCGCTGGCGCGAGTCGATCGGCTGGCTCGCCGACAACAGCGTCACCACCCTGGTCGAGATCGGCTCCGGCAAGGTCCTGACCGGCCTTGCCAAGCGCATCGCCAAGGGCGTCGAGGCGATCGCCGTCAACACGCCGGAAGACCTGGAAGCGCTCGCCGAAAAGCTGGCCTGACGCAACTATACTATAAAGAGGACGATCCGATGTTCGATCTGACGGGCAAATATGCATTGGTCACCGGCGCCACCGGTGGCATCGGCGGCGCCACCGCGCGCGCCCTCCATGCCCAGGGCGCGACCGTGGCGATCTCCGGCACCCGCGCCGAGCGGCTCGAGGGGCTCGCCCACGAGCTCGGCGAGCGGGTGCATGTGGTCGCCTGCGACCTTTCCGACCGCGCCGCGGTCGATGCCCTCGTTCCCAAGGCCGAGGACCTGATGGGCCGGCTCGACATCCTCGTCAACAATGCCGGCATCACCCGCGACAACCTTTTCATGCGGATGAAGGACGACGAGTGGGACCAGGTTCTGGAGGTCAACCTGACCGCCAGCTTCCGGCTCACCCGGGCCGCCATCAAGGGTATGATGAAGCGCCGCTACGGCCGCATCGTCGGCATCACCTCCGTCGTCGGCGTCACCGGCAATGCCGGCCAGGGCAACTACGCCGCGACCAAGGCGGGCCTCATCGGCATGTCGAAATCGCTCGCCCAGGAGGTCGCCAGCCGCGGCATTACCGTCAACACGATCGCCCCTGGCTTCATCGAAACGCCGATGACCGATGCGCTGAATGAAAAGCAGCGCGAAGCGATTCTGGGAGGCGTTCCCGCCGGCCGTCTCGGCAGCGGTGCCGACATCGCCTCCGCGGTGGTCTATCTGGCCAGCGACGAAGCCTCTTACGTGACCGGCCAGACACTTCATGTGAATGGCGGTATGGCCATGATTTAAAAGGAAAAACGCCTGCGACGCAAAGCCACTTCCGGAATGCTCCGGGTGGTCTTTCGGCGTCTGGTCAAGCATAGGAAAGTGTGTTACCAACCGCCACGTCAAATGACGGCGTTTTGGTCAGTGAGCGCCGAAAAGCAGCCGATCTGAAGGTCGAAAGCTTCCGGCTCCGATCAACGGATGATCCTCCAGGGAAACCAGGATCGTATTGCGCGCACGGGATTATCCCGTCGACCCAGGAACCGTGAAAGAGACTAGGGACTATTGAAATGAGCGAAATCGCTGAGCGGGTGAAGAAGATTGTCGTCGAGCACCTTGGTGTCGATGCCGAGAAGGTCACTGAGAATGCAAGCTTCATCGACGATCTCGGGGCCGACAGCCTGGATACGGTCGAGCTCGTGATGGCCTTCGAAGAGGAATTCGGCGTCGAAATTCCGGACGATGCCGCCGAGACCATCCTGACCGTCGGCGATGCCGTCAGCTTCCTGGAGAAGAACACCGCCTAAATACGCGGTTTTTCTCTCTCGGAATGGTTGTTGAAACAAGCTGTCGGTAGTTCGTATGAGGCGAGTCGTCGTCACCGGAATCGGAATGGTCACGCCGCTTGGCTGTGGCGTGGATGTCACCTGGGACCGCATTTTGGCCGGCAAGAGCGGCGCCGTGCGGGTCGAGCATTTCGAGGTGTCGGATCTGCCTTGCCAGGTGGCCTGTCTCGTGCCCCGTGGCGACGGATCCGACGGTACGTTCAACCCGGACGACTGGATGGAGCCGAAGGAACAGCGCAAGGTCGATGATTTCATCGTCTATGCGATGGCGGCGGCGGATCAGGCAATCGCGGACTCCGGCTGGTCGCCGAAGGCCTATGAGGACCAGATCCGCACCGGCGTCCTGATCGGCTCCGGCATCGGCGGCCTCAAGGGCATCGAGGACGGCGCCTTCACGGTTCGCGATCGCGGCCCGCGTCGGCTGTCGCCGTTCTTCATTCCCGGCCGGCTGATCAACCTAGCCTCGGGCTACGTCTCCATCCGCCATCAGTTGAAGGGCCCGAACCACGCCGTGGTGACGGCCTGCTCGACGGGCGCGCACGCCATCGGCGATGCGTCCCGGCTGATCGGCCTCGGCGATGCCGAGGTGATGGTGGCGGGCGGCACGGAATCCCCGGTCTGCCGGCTTGCGATGGCGGGCTTTTCGTCCTGCCGGGCGCTGACCACCGGCTTCAACGACCGGCCGCTGGAGGCCTCCCGGCCCTATGACCGGGACCGCGACGGTTTCGTCATGGGCGAGGGCGCCGGCGTCGTCGTGCTTGAGGAATACGAGCACGCCAAGGCACGCGGCGCCAAGATCTACGGCGAGATCATCGGCTACGGCATGTCGGGCGACGCCTACCACATCACGGCGCCGGCCGAGGACGGCGACGGCGCCTATCGCTGCATGAAGGCGGCGATCGAGCGCGCCGGCGTGACGCCGCACGACATCGACTACGTCAACGCCCACGGCACCTCCACGCCGCTCGGTGACGAGATCGAGCTCGGCGCAATCCACCGCCTGGTCGGCGACGCCGCGGACGGCATCACCATGACGTCGACGAAGTCGGCGACCGGCCACCTGCTCGGCGCCGCCGGCGCGGTCGAGGCGATCTTCTCGCTGCTGGCCATGCGCGACAGCGTCGTGCCGCCGACCATCAACCTGGAGAACCCGTCGGTCGAGACCAAGATCGATCTCGTTCCCAAGGTCAAGAAGTCGATGAATGTCGACGTCGCCCTGTCAAATTCCTTCGGTTTCGGCGGCACCAACGCCTCGCTGATCTTCAGGAAGGTCGCGTGAGGGGCGGCGGCGCGACCCGGCATTCGCCCTTTTGCCATATTCGTTCCGGAGTCTTTTTCGCGTGACCGGCTGAACGCCGCGCGGCCGGACAAGGCCGGCGCCAAGGAGGATCCTGCAGGCCATGTCTGACAATCCGGAAACCGGCCATCGCCTCAATCCGCGGAGCCCGCGCGAGGCGATCCAGCCCGAGCCGGCCCCGCCGCCGCCGGGCCGCTCCCGCCACGTCCGCAATCCGGTGGTCATGCTCCTCAACCTGGTGATGACCATCCTCGTCGTCGGCATCGTCATCGGCGGCGCCTTCCTCTACTGGGGCAAGCTGCAGTTCGACGAGCCGGGACCGCTCACCCAGGACAAGACCATCATCGTGCCCCAGGGCGCGACGCTCGATTCCATCACCGGGTCGCTGGAGCGCCAGGGCGTGATCTCCGAAGGCTGGGTGTTCTCCACCGGCGTGCGCATCTACAAGAATGCGGCGAAGCTGAAGGCGGGCGAGTATCTGTTCAAGGCCCGCTCCAGCATGCAGGACGTGATGAACACCATGGTGGAGGGCAAGGCCATCCTCCACGGCGTCACCATTCCCGAAGGCTTCACCAGCGAGCAGGTCGTCGCCCGGCTGAATGCCAACGACATCCTGATCGGCGACCTGACGGCGATCCCGCCGGAGGGCTCGCTCCTGCCGGACACCTACAAGTTCAACCGCGGCACGACGCGCCAGCAGGTCCTCGATCGCATGAAGAATGCACATGATCGGGCGCTCGACGAGATCTGGAACCGGCGCGCGGACGACCTGCCGATCGAGACGCCGGAGGAACTCGTCATCCTCGCCTCGATCGTGGAAAAGGAGACCGGCCGCGCCGACGAGCGCAGCCGGGTCGCCGGCGTCTTCATCAACCGGCTGAAGCGCGGCATGCGCCTGGAATCCGATCCGACGATCCTCTACGGCCTGCATGGCGGCTCGGCCTGGCAGGAATCGCGGACCATCCTGCGCAGCGAACTCAACAAGCCGAACGCCTACAACACCTACCAGATCAACGGCCTGCCGCCGGGTCCGATCGCCAATCCGGGCCGCGCCGCCATGGAGGCCGTCGCCAATCCCTCGCGCACCGACGAGATCTTCTTCGTTGCCGACGGCACCGGCGGCCACCAGTTCTCTTCGACGCTTGAGCAGCACAACCGCAATGTCGCGCGCTGGCGCGAGGTTGAGAAGAAGCGCCGCGAGGAGGCCGAAAAGGCCGCCGCGGAAAAGGCGGCGGAAGACGCGGCGGGCGAGGCAACGGACGGCACCGGAAACGGTGAGGCACCGGCCGCCAACTGACGCGCATCGCGGCGCCCTTGCGATGCGCCGCCGATACCGTCCCAACAGGAGGGCGGCGAAGGCCGCAACACCCCATGGCGCTTGCCAGCATGACCGGGTTTTCCCGGGTCGACGGAACCCATGCCGATGCCCGCTGGACGTGGGAGCTGCGCTCGGTCAACGGCAAGGGCCTCGACGTGCGCCTGCGCGTTCCGCACGGCCGGGAAAGCGTCGATCCCGTGGTTCGGGCGCTGGCGCGTGAGCACCTGACCCGCGGCAACCTCAACGCCACCCTCTCCATCACCCACGACCTGCCACGCACCACCATCCAGCTCAATGAAGAGGTGCTGGACGACGTGCTGGCGATCGCGGCAAAGGTCGCCGAACGCATCGACGCGACGGCGCCGAGCGTCGACGGTCTGCTGGCTCTTCGCGGCGTGCTGGAATTCACCGAAAACGAGGAAACGGACGAGCAGCGGGCGGCGTTCGACGCCGCGCTCGTCGCCGGCTTCGAACGGGCGCTGACCGACCTGGTCGCGGCCCGCGCCGACGAGGGCCGGGCCCTTGCCGAGATCGCCGGGCGCCAGATCGACGAGATCGAGCGGCTGACGGCGGCGGCCGAGGCCTGCCCGGAGCGTAGCGTGGAGGCGATCCGCAAGCGCATCGCCGAACAGATCGCCGTGCTGACCGAGGCCTCCGGAGACCTCGATCCCCAGCGGCTGCACCAGGAGGCGGTGTTCATCGCCAACAAGGCCGACATCCGCGAGGAGCTTGACCGGCTGACGGCCCATGTGGCCGCCGCCCGTTCCCTGCTTGCCGACGGCAAGGTGGTCGGCCGCAAGCTCGACTTCCTCGCCCAGGAATTCAACCGCGAGGTCAACACGCTCTGCTCCAAGTCGAACTCGGTGGAGCTGACCGCCATCGGCCTCGACCTGAAGGCGGTCGTCGACCAGTTGCGCGAGCAGATCCAGAACATCGAATAGGCGACAAGGCGGCGGGGGGAGTCATGGGGACGACGACCAATATCGAACGGCGCGGGGTGATGCTTGTGCTCTCCTCGCCGTCCGGCGCCGGCAAGTCGTCAATCGCCCGCTCGCTGCTGTCGTCGGGCAAGGACGCCGGAGGGCCTGAAGTGACGCTCTCCGTCTCGGTGACCACGCGCCCGCGCCGCGGCAGCGAGGTCGACGGCGTCCACTACCATTTCCTCTCCAAACGCGATTTTGCCGTCATGCGCGATCGTGACGAACTGCTGGAATGGGCAGAGGTCCACGGCAATTTCTACGGCACGCCGCGCGGGCCCGTGGAGGAGGCGCTCGCCGCCGGCCGCGACGTCCTCTTCGACATCGACTGGCAGGGCACCCTGCAGCTCTACGAGAAGGCGCGCGACGACATCGTCAGCATCTTCATCCTGCCGCCCTCCATGGCCGAGCTGAAGTCGCGGCTGGAGCGGCGGGCCGAGGACAGCCCGGAGGTGATCGAACGCCGCCTCGCCAATGCCCGCACCGAGATCGCCCACTGGCAGGAATACGACTACGTCATCGTCAACGACGACCTCGACCGCGCGCTCGCCGACGTCCGCGCCATCCTCGCGGCGGGAAGGCTGAAGCGCGAGCGGCGTCCCGGGTTAGAGGCTTTTGTAAAGACGCTGGTGGAGTAGCGTTTCTGCTCGCTCACGGTGGCGTTGTGGGGTTGCCGTCATTGCGAGCGAGCGAAGCGAGCGTGGCAATCCAGAGCGGCACGCTCCGGGCCAGTGGCTCTGGATCGCCGCGTCGCCTGCGGCTCCTCGCGATGACGCGGAAATTTCTGACGGCATGTCCATTTTTCGTCATTGCGAGCGCAGCGAAGCAATCCAGCATCCGGCGCTTGCATGATGTCGGGAGTCGACGGTTGACGCTCCTCTCCCTGCTACACCCTCGGTCGTCATCCCGGCCTTGAGCCGGGACCCATTGCCTCTTTCCGCACGGTATGTCGGTTATTGGTGGGGAAGGGCAGTAGCCGCGGACGGGCCGCACCCAGGTCGATGCGGGCTACCATGCGGAAAGGGGCAATGGGTCCCGGGTCTGCGCTTCGCTCCGCCCGGGATGACGACGGAGGGGGTGGCGAGCAACGGAGTGAGGCCTCAAGTGCCGCTCTGGATCGCCGCGTCGTCTACCCAGGCTCGCGTCACGCGCCGCTCCCCGTCCTTCGGAC encodes:
- a CDS encoding YicC/YloC family endoribonuclease, which encodes MALASMTGFSRVDGTHADARWTWELRSVNGKGLDVRLRVPHGRESVDPVVRALAREHLTRGNLNATLSITHDLPRTTIQLNEEVLDDVLAIAAKVAERIDATAPSVDGLLALRGVLEFTENEETDEQRAAFDAALVAGFERALTDLVAARADEGRALAEIAGRQIDEIERLTAAAEACPERSVEAIRKRIAEQIAVLTEASGDLDPQRLHQEAVFIANKADIREELDRLTAHVAAARSLLADGKVVGRKLDFLAQEFNREVNTLCSKSNSVELTAIGLDLKAVVDQLREQIQNIE
- the fabD gene encoding ACP S-malonyltransferase, whose translation is MAVAFTFPGQGSQAVGMGKALAEAFPEARAVFEEIDEALGENLTDIMWNGPDDRLTLTANAQPALMAVSLAAMRALEARGVTVAGNASYVAGHSLGEYSALAAAGSLGIADTARLLRIRGRAMQDAVPVGEGAMAAVLGLDLEVLKEVAEQACQGEVCSVANDNAPGQVVISGRKAAVERAADIAKGKGAKRAMLLPVSAPFHCPLMAPAADVMAEALAGVEIAAPAVPLVANVVAGPISDPAEIRTRLVDQVTGSVRWRESIGWLADNSVTTLVEIGSGKVLTGLAKRIAKGVEAIAVNTPEDLEALAEKLA
- the rpsR gene encoding 30S ribosomal protein S18, with product MVDIAQLPTRRPFFRRRKTCPFSGANAPKIDYKDIKLLQRYVSERGKIVPSRITAVSARKQRELSKAIKRARFLGLLPYVIK
- the gmk gene encoding guanylate kinase, which encodes MGTTTNIERRGVMLVLSSPSGAGKSSIARSLLSSGKDAGGPEVTLSVSVTTRPRRGSEVDGVHYHFLSKRDFAVMRDRDELLEWAEVHGNFYGTPRGPVEEALAAGRDVLFDIDWQGTLQLYEKARDDIVSIFILPPSMAELKSRLERRAEDSPEVIERRLANARTEIAHWQEYDYVIVNDDLDRALADVRAILAAGRLKRERRPGLEAFVKTLVE
- a CDS encoding SAM-dependent methyltransferase; translated protein: MFRLVKAALDYVVRFGRLEVIDAAGALHRFGDNTGELVRIRLTHPSAYKAFVFNPELRIGEAYMDGTLVMEVGSLYDFLALVMSNMQQAGPTTLARLQGALEYATRRLRQMNTFTKARENVAHHYDLDGRLYELFLDEDWQYSCAYFSSPETSLEEAQLDKKRRLAAKLALDHGNSVLDIGSGWGGLGLYLAEIAQGEVTGVTLSEEQHRVSRRRAEEHGAADHVDFRLQDYRKLTETFDRIVSVGMFEHVGTNHYREYFAKCFDLLADDGVFVLHSIGRFDGPSYTNAWIRKYIFPGGYIPALSEVIPVIERSGFKVSDVEILRLHYAETLKEWRRRFMQQWDKAAKIYDERFCRMWEFYLAGSECAFRYQDLMVFQIQLVKDQTVLPLTRRYMEQRVDELRARENQRLPVNLAGE
- the fabG gene encoding 3-oxoacyl-[acyl-carrier-protein] reductase, with protein sequence MFDLTGKYALVTGATGGIGGATARALHAQGATVAISGTRAERLEGLAHELGERVHVVACDLSDRAAVDALVPKAEDLMGRLDILVNNAGITRDNLFMRMKDDEWDQVLEVNLTASFRLTRAAIKGMMKRRYGRIVGITSVVGVTGNAGQGNYAATKAGLIGMSKSLAQEVASRGITVNTIAPGFIETPMTDALNEKQREAILGGVPAGRLGSGADIASAVVYLASDEASYVTGQTLHVNGGMAMI
- the mltG gene encoding endolytic transglycosylase MltG; this translates as MSDNPETGHRLNPRSPREAIQPEPAPPPPGRSRHVRNPVVMLLNLVMTILVVGIVIGGAFLYWGKLQFDEPGPLTQDKTIIVPQGATLDSITGSLERQGVISEGWVFSTGVRIYKNAAKLKAGEYLFKARSSMQDVMNTMVEGKAILHGVTIPEGFTSEQVVARLNANDILIGDLTAIPPEGSLLPDTYKFNRGTTRQQVLDRMKNAHDRALDEIWNRRADDLPIETPEELVILASIVEKETGRADERSRVAGVFINRLKRGMRLESDPTILYGLHGGSAWQESRTILRSELNKPNAYNTYQINGLPPGPIANPGRAAMEAVANPSRTDEIFFVADGTGGHQFSSTLEQHNRNVARWREVEKKRREEAEKAAAEKAAEDAAGEATDGTGNGEAPAAN
- a CDS encoding acyl carrier protein, with translation MSEIAERVKKIVVEHLGVDAEKVTENASFIDDLGADSLDTVELVMAFEEEFGVEIPDDAAETILTVGDAVSFLEKNTA
- the fabF gene encoding beta-ketoacyl-ACP synthase II, giving the protein MRRVVVTGIGMVTPLGCGVDVTWDRILAGKSGAVRVEHFEVSDLPCQVACLVPRGDGSDGTFNPDDWMEPKEQRKVDDFIVYAMAAADQAIADSGWSPKAYEDQIRTGVLIGSGIGGLKGIEDGAFTVRDRGPRRLSPFFIPGRLINLASGYVSIRHQLKGPNHAVVTACSTGAHAIGDASRLIGLGDAEVMVAGGTESPVCRLAMAGFSSCRALTTGFNDRPLEASRPYDRDRDGFVMGEGAGVVVLEEYEHAKARGAKIYGEIIGYGMSGDAYHITAPAEDGDGAYRCMKAAIERAGVTPHDIDYVNAHGTSTPLGDEIELGAIHRLVGDAADGITMTSTKSATGHLLGAAGAVEAIFSLLAMRDSVVPPTINLENPSVETKIDLVPKVKKSMNVDVALSNSFGFGGTNASLIFRKVA
- the rplI gene encoding 50S ribosomal protein L9; the protein is MQVILLERIAKLGQMGDTVKVRPGYARNFLLPQGKALRATEANQKRFEAQRAQLEARNLERKQEAEAVAAKLNGLTFVAIRQAGETGQLYGSVSTRDVAEVLDAGGFTIGRSQVDLNQPIKTIGMHEVVVALHPEVEVTVTMNVARSTDEAERQARGEDLTQRDEGFVLDVEDEDEDEEGADEAAEAEEPAASDEEEARED
- the rpsF gene encoding 30S ribosomal protein S6 — its product is MPLYEHVFLARQDISGQQAEQLVDQYKTLIEENGGSIKKVENWGIRNLAYRINKNRKAHYAMMNIEAPHAAIAEMERQMRLNEDVLRYLTVRVEEFEEGPSAMMQKRDRDDRRRRDRPERGDRPDRGDRGDRPRRDDDRGPRRDDDRGPRGGEQ